The Erinaceus europaeus chromosome 4, mEriEur2.1, whole genome shotgun sequence genomic sequence TCTCCACAGTCTCACCTACATTTAACGATTTTCAAAACAGTAACTATCCTAAATGGCTTGAGGTGTTATTTCATAATGGTTTTTGGTTTATATATCCATACAGATTAGTGAGGTTAAAAGTCTTTTCAAGAGCTTTGTGTGTGGGTGAGGCTTGGGAAGTTACTATTATGTTAGGAGCTAAATTTCATTGAAATTCACAACAGTTAGCATCTAGCCTCCCTCTCCAAGTTGCAAGCATTCAAATACTCAGTATAATTACCTAAGATTCTGTCAAGGACTTGTTACATAGGTAGAAGGCTGGATACCTCACGGTTACTACTTGATATGCCTAGAATTCTCCTATTTCCAaattgtgtatgcatgtgtgtgtgtgtgtgtgtgtgtgtgtgtgtgtgtgtgtgtgtgtgttttaattcaaaTACTCTTTCCAGAGGCTGGGCAATgacacacgtggttgagtgcacatgttacaatgtgctagaacccagattcaagcccctttcCCCCATACCCAcaagcaggaggaagcttcacaagtggtaaagcagttctgcaggtgttttgttgtctctctccctctctatctccctccttcctcttaatttttggctgtttatacccaataaattaataaaaaaacataataataacaaatactcATTCTAGTACTTTTATGTCACCCATGGATTTGGTGAACAGGAAATGTGTAGCTTTGTCCCATAATGTCTATAAATTGTGGCAgacaggccagagagacagcatacCTAGTTATGTaagtgactttcatgtctgaggctcccaggccccaAGTATAATCCTTGGCATCTACATATTCCAAAACTGAGCACCATTTTTGTTAGaagacaagcaaataaacaaaatatttaccaGTCATTGTAAAACAAACATATAAATTAATGTATGATCATAGTTAAGATAAATTCAATTAAAAATGTGATTAAGAGCCTCTTAGAATAATTTCCTACAAATAAAATCCCTACAAGCTTTAGTGCAGTGCACCACaggaattgtgcccatgtgtcaacaactgtactgtaatccattatgCCCTCAATAAAACgataaaaaaattctcaaaatcaTGAGCATCATTTGAATACTGGTTTTGTTTTAAACCTGTCTACTGCTATttgttattaattaatttatttatatacaaAATAATAGGTTCAGGCAATTGTGAATTTCCTTAAAGGTTATGCTTTATATTTTTCCTCCTAATGGACAAATGACAGATTTGGTCGCACCCCTGTTCAAGAAAAACTCAGCTGCCTGGCCAAGAACAACTCAATCTATATTGTGGCAAATATTGGTGACAAGAAGTCGTGTAATACCAGTGACCCTCAGTGTCCCCTTGATGGTCGTTATCAATACAACACTGATGTAGTGTTTGATTCTCAGGGAAAATTGGTGGCACGTTACCATAAGGTAGAATTATTTTTCGAATAATTCAGCTACTGAATGTTTAACAATATTAAGtggacaaaatgggaaaaaaatcatcaCTGACGGTAATAATGTGAGTACTTTAGaagcagaaaagaaacaaagcttAAGAAAGCCATGGCAGATGTGGTGGGTTCCTTCAAAGGGGGTTTAAACTAGTTTCCTGTGCATTTAGCAACATGGGAATGTGTTTTAGAGAGTAGATGAGAGTACAAGGTACCTATGTTGAAAAATTCCCAGACCAAAAGTAAAATGGgccagagaaagaatgaaaagctcCTTCCTTGACAGATTTGTTCTTGAAGACAAATGAgctaaaaaatattctttaaaattattccctttttattgtaaacatttatttaataatgagagggTTGGTAAAGATAAcctaatatgttttttttttgcatttgtccagatagtatttaatttaatttattgttaGTAGTAATagtatttataaaacggaaacattgacaaaatcataggataagaggggtacaactccacacagttcccaccaccagaactccgtatcctattccctcccctgatagccttcccattccctaaccttctgggagtacggacccaaggtcactgtgggatgcagaaggtggaaggtctggcctctgtaattgcttcaccgatGAACATGGCAACCTAATggttttatgcaaaaagactcatgcttcAAGCTCAGGGTCCAAGGTTCAGTGTCAGGCATTACCATAATCCAAAgctggtagagaaaaaaaaaaaaagtaaagagaaataaaaaaatttaaaaaaggaagaaagggaaagaaagaaaacgagagaaagagaacaccagagcatcatatTACtcacacatgcaatgctgggggtaGAATTTAGTACCTCATCCTGGtgaatccattgctttatccacgaTACTACTTCCTGGGCCacttaaattgtatttttttttttttttttacaaaaaagaatattctctttaaaatttatttatttatttatcaatttatttattgtgtgttgAAGAGAGATACTAGTAGATGACATCACACATGGCATCAGCAATCATGCTCAGCCTAACTATGCAAGGCTTGTGCTATACCACTGAGCCATACTTCTGGTCCCAAAAAACATTCCCTATCCACAGAAAATAGTCaagctttattttaattttaatttttttttttgcaaattcaaaGTTAGTTTATTTTGCTCTTACATCTTTTAAGATTCAAGGAGTCTCAAGAGATAAGAATTCTTTTGTATACACACTCATAAAATATGGATATTGATTtaaaggctatatatatatatatatatatatatatctgattcTCAAACAAGTTGCTCCTTTCCTTGACAATAGTGGTCATAAATGAAGTGGACTTCACCTAACAGATGTGTGACTCTCTAGTTCAGATACTATGATATCTAAGCTGATTTCTTaaaagaagcttccccctgcttactTCATGTTCTCATTGCAGCAAAACCTCTTCATGAATGAAAATTATTTCAATGCACCCAAGGAGCCTGAATTTGTGACTTTCAATACCACCTTTGGAAAATTTGGTATATTTACATGCTTTGATATACTCTTCCACAATCCTGCTATTAGCCTCGTGAAAGATTTCCACGTGGACACCATTCTCTTTCCAACAGCTTGGATGAATGTTTTGCCACATTTGTCTGCTATTGAATTTCACTCAGCTTGGGCAATGGGCATGAAAGTAAATTTTCTTGCATCGAATATTCATAGACCCTCCAAGAAAATGACAGGTAAAGTATAGTTTTTCAGAATTGTGGACTTGAAAACAAAAGTCACATTTCCCCCTAGCTAACATGCATTCCTTGCTAAACTGTTTTTCaatgtcttctctttctccttcttcttcttcttcttcttcttcttcttcttcttcttcttcttcttctccttctccttctccttctccttctccttctccttctccttctccttctccttctccttctcctcctcctctttctcctcctcctcctccttcttcttttgcataTCTAGCTTGTGCTATGCTATAGAAAGAATCTCAGTGAAAGTTGTTGGTAGATTTATGTGGTTTTATTCTACTTGAGCGTatacaccccaccccccatctgcagcactgcttgtttGAAGCTTTCAGATTCCTGGTGTCATACTCTTAGATATTCTTTTACATGTTTGCCTTTATTAGCATAGCTTACTGGATTTGGTGAGTTATAAAGCTTAAAGGGAGCAAAATGTTAATGAGATAAAGTAGCAGCTGACCATTCCTATTCACTTTCCTATTTCAAATGCTGTTTTTGACTTACCAATTCCAGGAAGTGGCATCTATGCACCTGATTCTCCAAGAGCATTTCATTATGATATGAAGACAAGGGAGGGTaaactcctcctctctcaactggaTTCCTATCCAAACCACCCAGTAGTGGTGAATTGGACTTCCTATGCCAGTGATAAAAATTCAGTTACAACAGGAAATGGAACATTTAAAGGCCATGTGTtttatgatgaattcaccttcttggaGCTTACAGCAGTCACAGGAAATTACACAGTTTGTGAGAATGATCTCTGCTGTCTTCTAAACTATACCATATCTGAAAAGAGATCAGA encodes the following:
- the VNN1 gene encoding pantetheinase isoform X2: MLRKSVDFRMITHQLQTFMVILDLCVLKVSSLDTFIAAVYEHAVIQLSDTLIPVSHEKALTLMNQNLDILEGAITSAAQQGAHIIVTPEDAVYGMNFSRETIYPYLEDIPDPQVNWIPCNDPNRFGRTPVQEKLSCLAKNNSIYIVANIGDKKSCNTSDPQCPLDGRYQYNTDVVFDSQGKLVARYHKQNLFMNENYFNAPKEPEFVTFNTTFGKFGIFTCFDILFHNPAISLVKDFHVDTILFPTAWMNVLPHLSAIEFHSAWAMGMKVNFLASNIHRPSKKMTGSGIYAPDSPRAFHYDMKTREGKLLLSQLDSYPNHPVVVNWTSYASDKNSVTTGNGTFKGHVFYDEFTFLELTAVTGNYTVCENDLCCLLNYTISEKRSDEVYVLGAFDGLHTMEGRYYLQVCTLLKCKTTNLHTCGESVETASTRFEMFSLSGTFKTKYVFPEVLLSDVQLAPGEFQEMIILESSAECQQVSGFIYRVNQLSSQFIILKDYSRASHSILLG
- the VNN1 gene encoding pantetheinase isoform X1 gives rise to the protein MLRKSVDFRMITHQLQTFMVILDLCVLKVSSLDTFIAAVYEHAVIQLSDTLIPVSHEKALTLMNQNLDILEGAITSAAQQGAHIIVTPEDAVYGMNFSRETIYPYLEDIPDPQVNWIPCNDPNRFGRTPVQEKLSCLAKNNSIYIVANIGDKKSCNTSDPQCPLDGRYQYNTDVVFDSQGKLVARYHKQNLFMNENYFNAPKEPEFVTFNTTFGKFGIFTCFDILFHNPAISLVKDFHVDTILFPTAWMNVLPHLSAIEFHSAWAMGMKVNFLASNIHRPSKKMTGSGIYAPDSPRAFHYDMKTREGKLLLSQLDSYPNHPVVVNWTSYASDKNSVTTGNGTFKGHVFYDEFTFLELTAVTGNYTVCENDLCCLLNYTISEKRSDEVYVLGAFDGLHTMEGRYYLQVCTLLKCKTTNLHTCGESVETASTRFEMFSLSGTFKTKYVFPEVLLSDVQLAPGEFQEMIILESSAECQQVSGFIYRVNQLSSQFIILKDYSRASHSINAFAYPLDLQT
- the VNN1 gene encoding pantetheinase isoform X3 produces the protein MLRKSVDFRMITHQLQTFMVILDLCVLKVSSLDTFIAAVYEHAVIQLSDTLIPVSHEKALTLMNQNLDILEGAITSAAQQGAHIIVTPEDAVYGMNFSRETIYPYLEDIPDPQVNWIPCNDPNRFGRTPVQEKLSCLAKNNSIYIVANIGDKKSCNTSDPQCPLDGRYQYNTDVVFDSQGKLVARYHKQNLFMNENYFNAPKEPEFVTFNTTFGKFGIFTCFDILFHNPAISLVKDFHVDTILFPTAWMNVLPHLSAIEFHSAWAMGMKVNFLASNIHRPSKKMTGSGIYAPDSPRAFHYDMKTREGKLLLSQLDSYPNHPVVVNWTSYASDKNSVTTGNGTFKGHVFYDEFTFLELTAVTGNYTVCENDLCCLLNYTISEKRSDEVYVLGAFDGLHTMEGRYYLQVCTLLKCKTTNLHTCGESVETASTRFEMFSLSGTFKTKYVFPEVLLSDVQLAPGEFQVSSDGRLFSLKPPSGPVLTVTLFGRLYEKDFELNTSSDVKAQH